The genomic region TGGCACAATAcaacaaaatgacaaacttttcAGGCAAACTAAATACTTAgattctttattattattactaaatgTTTAGGTGTGCATAAGAGAGTGTGATAAAATGCACAAGGTCCATGTTATGCATGGGAATATTTGCACACCTGGCAGCTCTTGAACTGGTTTACTAGTGGAGGGTGTTAAGGGGGAGCCCTGTGAAGAGGAGCCGGTGGGCGACATCACCATTCCCGCATCTCCCTTCACTGTTCTCACGTTTTCACTCGTCATGGCTCCTCATCTGTCCTGtctttaaaagaaaagaaaaaaaatcccaaatccGCCTTTCATACAAGATTATGGCATTTTGAGCACCAACAGAAGACGAACTTCTCGTTTGTTTAATGTTGACACTCCAGTGAGGCGCCAAAACGCTTCATTCATGGACCGGGGAGCCACTCGCTGGTCCAGCTCGGCAGCACAAGCAGCCAAATACCGCAGCTACTGTACTACTACACCGCGACACTGTTCCAGACTTCAACATGAGATGTTTTTACTCAAGTTTTAATGCTTTTGTGTATAAAACGGTCCCATTAACATTAACCTCATCCAGCCCCACAACTTCACGTCCACAGAAGTGGCGGCGGTCCGTCATTAGCCCCGCTAGCTCGGGAGCTAATGGGGGTTTATAAGAGCGATTCGTACCCGGCGGCTCCCTCCGCGGTTCGGGGTCGCGGCTGCACCCGTCAAATGAGGCGTGTGGACGGCGCATGATTGATTCATCCTCACACGGACGATTATGTTCAccgttttaaaaaaaaaacgccGTTAAAGAGCGCAAATGAGCGCTCGGAAGGGCACGCATGCGCCGGCTACACCGCCCACCCCGGATCGAGCCGCCCGAAAACAAacacggaggaggaggggaaAGAGCCGCGTAGCCGCGCCATGCACGACAAAGGCGACGGCGGCGTCGGCGAGCCCCGGGACGGGGGATACGTGGAAAAAGAGGTAAAATGTCAACGGACGCGGGACCACCGGGGACGAGTGACCCGTGAAATTGACAAGAGTGGGTTCGGGCGTCGGTACGTGTGCTTAAATGGGGGGGAAGTGCGAGTTTTAAGCCCGCTCGGTCCTCGTCCGTTACCGACACGATTTTAGGCGCGCACTTTGGATCGGGGGGGAAACACCAGACAAGATGGCGCTCGCTCTCCAGCCCGAGCCACTGCGCTCCCTGCGCGAAATATTGTTGGTTTTTTCCGTGCATTACGCAGACATGCAAAGTTTAGGCAAAAAATATTGCGCCCTGTATGTTCCGCCGCATGTCCGTTGCTGCGACGCTCCTTTTAAATAGCTAAATCCCTTACCTTGGTGAGGTTTGCTAGGAGCCCAGTATAGGCTTGGCTCTATTCAATCCGGACCCGCCTCCGCCTCTCCCTCCCCACCGACTCCGCCATCTTGTATCGGGCACTCGGACCCGGGTAATGCGCATGCGCTAACTTAGTTGTCTTGAAGTCAGCTACTTGTCGGTGGAGCGTGGCCATTTGCAGAAGGTCAAAACGGGAGCGATGTGTGGTTTTGAACATAGCTCGCCTTTTTGAGTACGACTTCATTACAAATTGTGACCTTATTGCTGGTGTAAGGCGTCTCAAATCAGACATGTTTACACTAGTTAGCTTACTATGTTTTTTTGGACATCACAAGGAACCAGCTAGCTACCAGCTAGCCAACTAACCATCCGAATGCTTGAGATGTTTGGGATGAAATAAAACTTGATTTTCTGATTTACAATGTTGCATGCTATCCGTCTTTTTATTTACACTGACAGATCGTGGCTCGTGTTTGATCTACGACGTTTTAAATCACGTGATTCGAACCAACGCATCTTAGCATTTAGTCGTGTATAAATAAACCACAAAGTATCAGCTACGTTAAGCTTTAAATGTTTACTTCCTACAACACCAAGTTTATTTTTCTACTGTTTTGTTGCACATGTAGGTTAGGGACCTCTTAAAGCACTGAGTCATATACATGCAAGCAAGCATCACGATGCGTGATGAGAAATGGTTGGTATAAATACGGGCACCTACGCCAAATGTAGAGGATTAAGATTAGTTAAGACTAAGACTTACTCTGAACACTAGTGTAACACTCATCCTAGGAACAAAGCATACGCGACATTACTGAACGATGAGTGGCTCCTAATCTCTTTAAACTACATCAAATTAATGTGTGCGCTCTAAACACAAGTTACTTCTACAGAAACGTGAGTCATTTGTTAAAACACGCAATTTACTTTGTCTGCTTGTTCTTAACGCATACACAATCTATGATGAGACACCTTTGACCTCCGTGGTTTACAAAAGTTAAGTTTAAAATATAGCTGGCAAGTGACACACTGCTCTTACTGTAAAAGGGCACCCAAGAAGACTCAAATAATTAAAGAGTAACTTTAAAAATGAAAGGGCAGGCTAAGCTTTAATTTATGTTGTAGGTAAAAATTAGCACAGCTTGAAACAGTTAAATTGCCTATATGGTAGGCTTAACATCTTGTGAAAGCTAAGTTTGTACTAGTTGTGTAATGTctgaaagataaataaaaaaaaaagtaaaataaattgaCAGCTGTCAATAAAATATTATACTTTCTTGAATGCGGCTTCAGAGTAAATGCTGACATACCTCGTGTTTAtggaaaaattaaaaattaCAGTCATTATTGCAACCACAAAGTTAACCAAGTAGGGGAACACCCCTTTTCATGACCTACCCATAAATATTCTGACCGACATGAAAGAGAACAGAAGGAAAGTAGTCTTAGAAAGAAGGAGGGACCCAGGAATAGAGGCAAGCAGCCAGTAGAAAACCCACTGACCAAAGACTCTCTCAATCCAGCCTTCTCCATCCAAAGCTCAGGACATCAGCACAGCGTTTCCACGCTCCCGTAAGTATTGAACAGACTCGTGAAAGCCTTGGGAACTAACAGGGGATACTGATGTGTGGCTGTTTTTTTAATGATAGAAGACAGTGGCACAAATGGAGGTGAGTGAATTAGATTCAACTGATGCTTTTTGCCTTTTACAAATGGCAAAATATTTCTTATTTTAAAAATGATTGGAGAATAAGATCTAGAAAATTGTTCTAGACAGGATTGCAATGTAGACCAAACTTTCAGTGTCTATCCTGTTTATAGCTTTGCCCATATTTGACCATTTGACAATTTTCCTAAAAAATTATTCAGTTAGATAAATTATCTAGGTATATAGTATAACTGAGCAGTAAAGCGTGTACTCAAACAGCCATTGTGCAGGCATTCTATGTGAAATTAGGTGTGTTTAATATAAACCTAATTAAACCAACATGAAAACATCCCAGAAGCACAAACCTTTTTCTTGTTCATGTTCCTGTGAATGAACACTGAAACATAATGTGAGTAAATTAAtttgaatttaatttaattttgcaAGTTTTTAGATGTGTTTGGCAGCAATGACTCATAAACATCGACTTTCAGTCTTTAAAAAAATCAGATTTTCttgattaataaaaaaaattgctaTTGCTTTCCGATGTGAAAAAATCAGTAGTTACATTGTTGAACAAAATTAGGAGTCTGTCCTTGTCTCATTCTTAACTCTCAATATCCTGCTTCCTTTTCTACCCCAAGGTGGTGGTATTGCAGGGCAATGACCCTAAAAACAGCCACACTTGTTTGTGAACTGTAGTACCCTTCATTACTGCTCACTGCAAACGCGTTCGCTAAGAGCTTACAGCGTAGCATGCAAGCATCTCGGCTGTAAAAGGAGTGAAGCTGTGATTCACAATTATGTGGCAACACTGGATTTGAAAAGAACAGAAGAAATATCAGTCTTTCGCAGCAGAGGAATAGGATGAGGGATCAGCTGACCAAGTTGAATCACAAAACATTCCAGGGATATCACGTATAGCTGCATGGTCCACAGGCTTTCGTTTTCATTGTGTTGTTGCATTTAGGCCAGTTTTCTATGGATTTCCTGGATTTCCAAGTTTGTATTGTGATTGCTGAGACCTCTGACCTGCCCAAAGTTTCTAAGAAAGTGCAACTTCTATTCACAATAGCCTTTTTTTCTTCAGTGACATTAGGTCAGAGACCTTGGGGTCAAGGACCATATAAAACCTGCTGTGGGACTCTTTGTTTTGGCTCATCTTGTTCAGATTGTTATATCTGGTTGAGCGAAGACAGCTGCCCTGGTCCACTACACACAACGTCATGTGACATAGTGGATGTCAGGAGATTTATTTTGCAGTGTTACTAAACTGAGGGATGTGTGGTAATGTGGAAAAGACGGCACGTTCAACTTTATTGGTGGTCAAGCTTATGGAACAGTGATTATGTGAGGTTATTTACCTTTAGGGCCTAAAGTTTAGGGCACTTTGAAAGAACTCCTGCCTTGTTCATTGATGTGTTACTATAGCAATATGTACTGCCCCTGCTTATTAttcagagaaagagacaaacaGCTTTTCACCTgcattataaaaaaatacacacacacacacacacacacacacacacacacacacacacacacacacacacacacacacacacacacacacacacacacacacacacacacacactcatctcagaTCCTCATCTAAATGcaagtgaaagtgtgtgtgaagtaGGGATTTTGGGAGCTGTCTGTTCCTATTTTCTCTGAGCTTTGCATCGCTGGAATGCCGAGGTGCAGTTCTCTGTAAGGAAACAGAAGGACGAGTTTCCCTTGAGCTGCaaaggatggaggagtggaagaCCGATATAAATGgacatggggggggggactcCCTGGAGTTAAAAATTGACAGAGGTGGATGTTTGCTCTGAAAGTCACTTGCAGAGAGATGCTTGTGTGTTTGAAGAAAATGGGTCATTTTTTTTCAGACCCTGTTTGAAGGAGTCTTGCTAAATGCGTTTGGCAAGGGGTTTGCTTTTGGCAAGGGGTTTGCTTTTTTTGCAGCTGAATAGTCAACAATATGTGATGAATAGCAAGTGATAATGTATCCAAATATGAAACTAAGCAATCAGTAAATTGTAAAATGTACAATGCGAACCCTGCAGGGGTGTTAAAgtggatttttattttattttttttttttttataatttgtttttattgttatttttttatattcaaTAGAAGGGAACATAGATATcgacaacaataacaaaaagaaAAGGCAGATCAGGAGAAGTCAGGGACCATTATCAAAGAGTTGAAATGCTTTCCACATACATGCATATGTAAAGAAAAAGAGTTACATTGTGCTATATATCTGTTGTCTTTTTTGTCCTCAGCAAGGTTACATAGCTGCTAATACAGGAGGGTTATTAGCAATTACAGAGTGGTAAAAAAGGAGAGGGGGgaccctcatacacacatatacgtcCACACACGTGTGGTcagaaaaacaacaatattacaTGAGAAGGTATATCATTTCAAAGCCAAGTATGATGTCCAGTTTCTCCAGTACTTTTCACATCTGTTAGAGGCGTGTCTTAATGAGAAAGTCATTCTCTCCATAGCATAAATCTCCTGAATAATTTCTACCCACTCAAAGAGAGTTGGGGATTCTGTGCTTAGCCATCTCCTAGTTATTGCTTTTTTACTACCTGCTAATAGAATTTGTAAGAGGTATATATCCTGTTTTCTCACTCCAGCTGGTATGTTTCCCAAGTAAATGACACtgaaatcaaaatcaagttcaaAATTAAGTATTGCTCTGATCTCCTTTACCACCTTTACCCAGTAAGTGGAAATGTTTGGACATTCCcagaaaatatgaaaatgaCCTGCAGACATATTACCACACATTCTCCAGGTGTTAAAGTGGATTTGAAGGATGCTTTTAacagaaaaaaatgtaaaatatatttgtgtGGTACACAGACACGTGGTTGTCCTTGCTCTGTAATATGTTAAATAACTGAATTTTTTACTCAAGTTTTTTTTAGTATATGCATGCGAAGTACATGATTTTGTGAAATTAAAGTACAATGTCTGAAATTCTTCTAGCAGTGGAATTGACagcttattttatatttatcttttgGCTGCTGTCTAAATGGCAGGAATCTTTCTTATTCCTTTTGAAGAGTGTGTGCTTCCTGCTCTTTAGTCTCACTGTTTGATGCATTTTGTTTTCTAAAGGGCCATTGAAGCAACATGGAGCTTTATGGAAGGGCCgtcatcatcttcctcctcccacTCATGGCATACATGACAGAAGTTCCTCCTGGGTGTAAAATTCGCATCACTTCCAGAGGCTTGGAGATGTGTAAGACATTAGATGTTAGTGCTCAAATGATATTACCAGATTATTGCGCATATAGCTACAGCCGTATATACTCAAATGTACATTTTGTTGTGCTTTCTTCAGTGAAGCGTGAGGCGCAGAAGTTTGTGGAGGAGGAACTGGGGAACATCACTATGCCAGAGATGCATGGCAAAGAAGGAAATTTCCAGTATTCCATTACAGAGTTAGTGACGTAACCACTACCTGTCTGCGTGTATTTTTAGTGTCCTTTTGTGTTATCCTGCCAAAACAGAGACTGTTGCATTGATTTCTGAATTCAATACAAATGCAAAATATTAAGGCCTTTCACCTACGAAATGAAGCATTTCACTTTGAAATTGGCCCAAAAAAGGCTAAAAGCAACATGACTAGGAGAAAATCAATTACTAATCTGAAATCAGGTATGATAAATCAGGCAAAAATAATGGAGTTTATAAGTAGCTGATTTACAAAGTAAGAATTAGCATTAGAATTAGAGGGACAGTTGCTACTGCTAAAGACAGCAAGTGAGGTTTGAAGTCTATGGATTTGTTGGTCCCAAACTAAGTACTGGGCTTAGTTTGCTGGACTGAGTTTGTCTGAGTTGTCTACAGTGGCTGGAGATCAGCTGTGAAAAGAAGTCCATCGTCCTTAATCAGTGTCTTTAACCATTTCACAGTGTGAATATAGCTGACCTGAACCTGGTTGCTAACCTGAGCTTCCAGCCTATATCTGGACTGCTCTTTGAGGTGCAGAACTCATCCATCGCTCTCAACTTCCAGAGACGAATCCTCTACTGGTTCTTGTAAGTTTTTGAGGTGAAACTTGCTTCTCTTCAGTGGACACCCATCTGGTTTCCTCCTTTACTGATATTAGCAAAATGTATGATCATCCTGCAGTTTGGATGGTCTAGTCTGTCATCTAATGAGCGGAGCGCAATGTTATGAGAGAACTGAATACGCTTGTAGTGTACATGAAGTGGAAGTCCTCATTTATCACCAAAATCCAGCAgacatttagtgtgtgtgtgtgtgtgtgtgtgtgtgtgtgtgtgtgtgtgtgtgtgtgtgtgtgtgtgtgtgtgtgtgtgtgcgcgcgcgcgcgccaaAGACTAGTTTCACACAAGCTGGAAGAGGAAAATCCACCTCTAACATAAATACAGTGTATTTTGTCCTTCATACATTAGTTTTACAAATTTCACTGGATTTATGAGGTCGTTAAAGAATCAAAAATGAAATTTGCTACAAGTAAACAAACTCTACTGTTGGAAAAGTGTACATTGAATTAATGACAATGATCAACTTCTCTGTAGTTTTTTATACTTGCAGTTTTTTTATGTAAACTTTTGTGTTGACAGCTTCTGTTTAGCTTGCAGTTGTCTGTTAGCTGTAAGTTAACTAGCTAGAGATATTTTGAAGGTGCTCTCAGCTGTGATACAGCCAGCTAGCTAACATAAATCTGTTGATCACTGTCAcaattagggctgggtatcaattcaaattccaagaatcgatccgattccgattctgaagattaagaatcgatttatttcgatttaatccgatttaatcgattcgatccgattcgatccaattcggggtttagtgttattaaaaatgtatttatttgagctgtttcctgattatgtacagaagcaacatgttaaaactagtattatatcaatattaatcagcaaaacgttactggtagttggtagttattgatggctggaagactggtgaaaagggtaatcataaatctaccttcaagaaaggtaatccaggacaataaacagaggacatctttgaggtgtctatatctgcaacagtggactcctactgggacactaaccagtgcattattattatgattgaaataattaagaagtcacccaaaagctgttgctaccaaatgcatttttattttaaaagtgctcacacttaataaactgaaagtataaaatataaacgtgtatttttctttaaagtgagattataagaacagaactctcacgttacggtccccgacccctccctgttgggcgtgtgttaacgttgtctgcgtctactcgtctgcgtctgtgtatctccgcgggtgcgggtgcgtcttgtgataatcctcacctgtggctcgtctcgtcatcacgtggggtttgtctacttaatgtgcgctcgcgcagcgtcctgtgctcattgtttgagtcacacatgttctatgtaaacgtgttttatgtgcgctgtctgcgcttcggtaaatgtaataaacgtaacgatttggaaagtacaaaggattctgtctcgtccatcgccttgcgcccaacgttacaagaacatttttaactttttaaaactgtaaaaacactgggtaaactgtcagtgacatggactaactgtaaatagtcactgacactggataaactgtccttctgtttttagattgtcgatttgactatcgtagttaccgtcactgtccgacgccatgttgttttacagttagctagaccgagcacgcctgcgtgaattcagtgacgaggcgggggtaaaagttcactaaaaaatcgatctttggacgtacgaatcgataatcagatcatcatacgcgaatcgattctgaatcggaaaatcgattttttcaacacaggcctagtcaCAATGTCAAAATCCATTCATTTTTTTCATAGAGAACATTAGCTTAGACCTAGATCTAATATGGGCAAGATGTGAACTAGGATGTAAATTCTCTGGTCTTTGAAATTTTTGTCTGTAACCTTCAACCTGAGATTTTTCCAGTTTTGCCCCTTATTGGAAGAGATTAGCTCTTTTTCTGTTTGTAATGCTGGATCCTTCAGTTAAGCTCTGATCCACAAGAATGGTTCTGATGAGAACCATAATCAAGTCCAACCCATAGGCCATATATTTGACACCCCTGCCATAGTCTAATATCACTATATCAGTAGCTGATAGCTGAATTTGAGCAGAATGCTCTCTAAGAGgtgtcccctctctccctcagctATGATGAGGGTGCCATCAATGCCTCTGCAGAAGGTGTTAACATCTACACCGCCCTCCATCTTACCAAAGACGCAGTGGGCCGTCTCAAGATAGCCAACGTCAGCTGCGACGCCTCCATCGCCAGGATGAGGGCCAAGTTTGGAGGAACCTTTGGGTACTGGACCTCACGCATGAACAACCAGACATTGATCGATCCTTTTTTCCCACTGTCAGATCGTCTTAAGGGTGTTTGTGTTCAGCTATACTATAAGCCTATAATAAAGCTTAGTCAGCATTCCAatgtaatatatatttaaatccTTTGATGTCCACAGGAGGGTTTATGACTTTGTCGCCACTTTCCTGACCACTGGAATGCGCTTCATCCTAAATCAGAAGGTTTGTTTCCTGGCCAAAACTCATGTTCTTACTCTTATGTGTTGTTATTAAGACGATGTCATATTTACCGAGCTTGTGGATTTATTTTAGATTTGCCCGTCAATGGATCATGCTGCACTAGTGTTGATCAACCAATTACTGGACACCATTCCAGGTCAGACTTTGGCTGTTATTATATACAAGACTGTGCCACATCCTCAATATCTGTGAATGGTTGTGTGTTCTTCCTAAGATgcttgtttttatttgtgtatttatttatatatttttttatttgtgatGCTTGTATTTATTTGCAGTGCGTGCAGAGGTGGATAAATATGTGGGCATTGATTATTCACTCCTGACTGAACCTTTGGTTACCGGCTCTAGTCTTGATATGGATTTCAGGGTGCGTAGTTGTTCAATTATGACAAAAACCTGGTAAACACTCAAACCAGTTTGTACAGTAAGAGCTGGCAACATACCTGGCCAGTTtatttgttaggttttttcttcttctgccTCATAGTCTTCAACTTTTACAAGGAAGTAAATCTTTGGCTTAGTGTGGTATTCTCCAAGAGGTGTACATGAGAATGGTATTGATTGATGTTGTGTTCAGTTGCTTTTTCATTAAAActgtctttctcttcctgcAGGGCATGTTCTATGATCTACACAATGAGGATGATACTATGGTGAACTATGCAGTGAATCCTGTAGTGAGAGAGTATGACCGAATGATCTATCTGGCTCTCTCCGAATACTTTTTTGACAGTGGACTCTACTCGTATTTCAAAGGACGCGTTTTCAGGATGCACATATCAAAAGAGAGAGTAAGATCTAAAACTCGTCTGCCatttatgttgagtgaaagagcacagaaattacattttttttaatctgtttAGATGCCAAAGGACTTAGAGATGCTTCTCAGGACCACCTACTTTGGAGCCATCATGATGTTGGTGAGATGTTGGTCCTCTTGAGTTTAACATCTCTGTACGTTATGATGAGCAGTGTCCAGACAGGGAAACCCATTGCACCGATCTGACACCGGCAGTGTTTGTACTTGCTTTCTGTCTGTTTCAAACTCTTTTCCAGAACCCGGCCCTGATGGACGCTCCACTTTCATTAGAGCTGGAGGTGACCTCTGCCCCCAAATCTAGCATCAGGACTTCAGGGGCCACTGTGGCTGTCCACGCTGGTGTCCGAGTGCTGCTGCTTCCCCCAGGAAAAGCCCCCATTCAACTGAGCAGTATGACTATGGTAAGAACAGGTCTTAATTCACTTGTGTTAGGAGTAGTGTAGATCAACTACATGTTCAGAGATGCTTCCGTCATTGAAGAAAGTAATCTAATGCAAAATCCTTTTTTTCTGGTAGGAGTCTAAGTTCATTGCCAAGGTGTCCATGAAGGGGAAGAGACTGGCTATCCATCTGGACCTGAGAAGGTGCAAACTTAAACATGGAATGACGTTCTCTGTCCTCTCCTGCCTAATTCAGAGGACATGCACTGCACAGTTATAGTTATGCATGTTGAACATATTTTCTATCTCCAGGTTTAAAATTTTCTCTAACCAATCTGCTTTAGAGTCATTAGCGGTAAGACCTATTTTTTTGTCCTTAAATGTATAGCTTTATGTGAACTTTAAATCTAATATAATAAGTGTCAAGATTTTTAAGTTTTTGATCATTGGCTAAATCTTTCTAGCTGATTCCATTGCAAGCTCCAATAAAGACTCTGCTGCAAATCACAGTGGTGCCCCTCATCAACAGTAAGTGACACAATgaccatttacatttaaatgcaTAGTGTGGAATTTGCTTTCTGTGGTATAAAATCAAGCAAAtagtagaaaaaaaaacataattaatCTAAGCGTTTCAGTTTGAAGCAATTGAACATTGAAAGAATGCTGAAAAATAACGAGTTGCATTTTTCTGCTGTAAATGTCAGATTACACTAAGAGAGGGGTACAGATCCCTTTGCCTGATGGTATTGACTTCATTGAGGAAGTGGTCGAGTATAACAGTGTAAGTCTTCACTCTTAACTTTTGACTGCCACAAGTAATACACTGTTGGACTTTTGAAGACCATAGCCAAATAGATTTTCAGTCCAAGAGTGCCACTTTCTGTGGCTTTTACTGCAGTACGGTTTAATGACACCCTCACTCTTTTTCATTTACCAGGGTTACATCGTTGTAGGTGCCAACCTGCATTTCAAGAGTGGCTTGAGGGAGATGATCGAGAAGAGTCTGTCTGGCGATGATAATGACTTTTAATACATGCTACTACAATAACAACTCACACCTTCTATAAATACTACACACAGCACCAGAATCATGCAAATATAATGTGCCTAGAACCACTGAATTCCTGACTAAGAGTTTATTTGTAAATTGTGCACATATCCAATAAGAAACATCACTGCATTTTTaacgtatgtatatatatattctccaTTGGTCGAAAACATGTATCTACAATTACTAATTCGTTAGTTTGTAAAACATAAGAACCTGTACTTGGTTTGAATAATTCCTTAAACTTAATGCATCAGATGTTGCAATGTCATCTTAAATTACAACAGATTAAAAGGTGTTGaccatttatttttatttatgtttacatAACATTTTCAAACTTTGTCATGTGTTCATTTCATTAGAAAATGCATGGAACAAAATTAAGGTATGTATAAAGTAACCGTTTTTATATGTATAAGGCACAAACATTTGTATTTTTAACACTCCAAGGATTTCTGTTCTTTAGAAGTGTTCATAGCACATACACAATTTATTGAAGGTTTGACCCAACTGATCTAAGGATACCCAGTAATGTACATATACTTTTCTGTCATGAAAATTTTAACTTGTGCTTATGATGACTGACTCTACAGACGTTAAACCTTCCACTGAAACCTTCCACATTGTTAATTGTCTGATATTTAGCGAAAGttaaaatcaataaaaacttaAACACTGTGGCGTCTAAGCTCCCAGTGATCCAAATTCAATGCAAATC from Brachyhypopomus gauderio isolate BG-103 chromosome 8, BGAUD_0.2, whole genome shotgun sequence harbors:
- the pltp gene encoding phospholipid transfer protein, with the translated sequence MELYGRAVIIFLLPLMAYMTEVPPGCKIRITSRGLEMLKREAQKFVEEELGNITMPEMHGKEGNFQYSITDVNIADLNLVANLSFQPISGLLFEVQNSSIALNFQRRILYWFFYDEGAINASAEGVNIYTALHLTKDAVGRLKIANVSCDASIARMRAKFGGTFGRVYDFVATFLTTGMRFILNQKICPSMDHAALVLINQLLDTIPVRAEVDKYVGIDYSLLTEPLVTGSSLDMDFRGMFYDLHNEDDTMVNYAVNPVVREYDRMIYLALSEYFFDSGLYSYFKGRVFRMHISKERMPKDLEMLLRTTYFGAIMMLNPALMDAPLSLELEVTSAPKSSIRTSGATVAVHAGVRVLLLPPGKAPIQLSSMTMESKFIAKVSMKGKRLAIHLDLRRFKIFSNQSALESLALIPLQAPIKTLLQITVVPLINNYTKRGVQIPLPDGIDFIEEVVEYNSGYIVVGANLHFKSGLREMIEKSLSGDDNDF